The following is a genomic window from Aricia agestis chromosome 20, ilAriAges1.1, whole genome shotgun sequence.
gtAGCCATGATATCGTCGCTGGCCATGTCGCCATGGCATCGCGGTGAGGTATGGCCCTAATGcaaataagtaggtactaatGTCGCAACTTTGTGTGCACACTATTATTGTAAGTAAGAACATGCATAGACTGCCAAATTTACAACTCTCCATATGCCTATTATAGAagtgagcccattgagacgggccgtgccggggctcagcgtgccggggctcatcgcaaaaatccgcttccatacaatttATGCGATatggatgcgcgtatcgcacactgtcggggcgcagcggatttccatCAACgcgacaaggcccggcaaggcccgacaaacccgctgcgccccggctacagtgtgaccacacttcacatagatttccactttttggtagatttgaggtcaaatgaatgacgatttagtagtccaaaattttttgtaaacttaaatagaagatcgatattatataacaaataatataaaattttaaaatgcataatgaagacagtccatataaacattttagttttattttattttcaaccacgtagaatacattgattaataaaggtagatttcggtagtagaatatagcaacgtttttgatatgtcgagtcacgagtgatttaagagtggtcacactggagctatccaaaaaactcaaaatccgtcaatgcgatgcggcccggcccggcaatagtgtgctatagcgcattttgcgctgcgccgagccccgatccgccccggcacgcgcccacaaactgtgcgcgtaccttaTTACAACATACAATAGCTACCAGTAATGTGATCCTgactgatcagtgatcaccaAATCGGTGATCACTGTGTCACAAAAAGTGAGTCACGCGGGCCCGCCTTACGCACTCCTCGCTTCACCTAAGAGATCTCTTACCACCAATTTATAAAATGAGTGTAAAGTTTTGTGTGGCCTAACTGCTGTTTGTTATTCTTATTTCAAAGCTCAATgcaaaaaaacaaatatattgTATGCATTTGACTATGGCACCCAAACGGATCATAGGCCCCATGTAGATGTTccaaaagtgttaatttttagcctatatggaaataaaaagattttggtTCTAATTTTTATGCTTCAAATGGATAACTACTTTCATAATAGAGGTATATAATACCTGTGAGGCTTTGTTTTAGCTGCTCTACCACCTTCTGTCGGCTTTTGACGCGCGCTCTTTTGATCTTCCTCGCTGATTCCTTGCGATCCTCATTGAATATTTGATTTATCATGTCTAATGATACCTCGTCATCTCTctttaaaagaaagaaaaatatccCCCCTGGGGTTCTCCTCCGCGTACCGTTCTGAAAtataattatcaaaattatttttacaagaATACAGCTGTGAAGCCTGTTCAAATTCTGTGAGCACAGCCGTAAAACTTACCATTACAAGCATGCCACCATCTGCCTCAACTCGTTGTGTTTCTTTGTATATTTCTATGGCCTTACTAGCTCCTAACACTTGCACAATTCTACCTGAAAAGTATTCAGATATCTTCAGTTTTATATTTACTGTTAAGCTTAAGTTATTAAATACTTCAACAATCTACAACTAAAAATAAGGCTTAGAAGGAATGTTAacatactttattgtgcacaatgaGCACTACAATATTGTGTTCTTGTCTATCAAGCCACTTTTCTAATGTGTCAAACTCTAGACAAGggcaaaaagtatcttatgtcctttcccagaactcaaagtatcaagaatttcagcaaaatcagttcattagtttggccgtgaagaggtaacacagacaaacaaacacacgcatttataatattagtatggattataaaaaaaataaatactagagttaataataaacacagttttggaatctttcgcaagccgacatattctaatactactattcatgcatcgtcatgtcatccttggcaacacaaactcgcggcctttcatagttacgttcatagattattatcaatccctcttagtaaagataattattaaatgagcttaatattattttccaaattgcgaTATCCAACGGGTATAGtccaaaaataattaataatattttgaaaaataaaaacaagaaagaactggttaagtttttgtatgcaggtcctattgataaagagatagttagatataagtccagtttgacctacatgggagaggtatctgcacgcttatccaaaataatgaaaagcaacgatatgcatgtcgcattcaggacaaataatactttaaaacagatcgattgtcctgaatgcgatagtgtatacgtgggtcaaactggacgcagcttcgagactcggtataaagaacatattgcggcttatagaaatggtcatcctgataagtcacattttgctaaacatcttttagatagtaatcatactgtgcccgatggccattcctataaagttttacataaatgcgataaaggcgttcggctgagcgtgttggaacaattagagatcataaaagaaaagaaaaataacagatttgcattgttgaatgaccaaacttgcttgactacgtcaccgcttattaatatgttcggggtactagtgagagtagtgggggtagtgggcatagtagcggggctcgatagtgtataaaaggcggtgttttggccggtggcggcacttaacggacgttgttcgtagagtccacatcctgaggatgctccggtgttggggcgaaacgcgcgtcgaggttttcaacctgcatggtggtgagaggccttgcacggatttgccaacattattgcttgtgtggtggtggtgtttgcaagttcttgcatgcgagtgtacgcataggcagtgtgggaggagggaggtgctgtacgcatgcctatgcgtacactcactcatttacctaaaggtggaagttgttttcgcagaatattgctaaaaataataacaaactaaatttaaactatggatttccgcaaagtaacgcctgattccattaactagtATGGATTATGGTCTgtgtgtcattactcattagatataaaatataaatcatctAGAGACTAGTAATACTTACAAACTAATTCTTTCTTTTCTTCTGCCAATTTTTCTGCTATATCCAATCCTATGTTCTCTATTGGATCATCAGCAGTAGTAACAAGCTCTGGTATAAACCTCGGATTCTGTTTTTCCTCCTGTGGTTGATCTGTGTTCACACGCTTTCCGAGCCTTAACTTAACATTAGACCTATCTGTGTGTGTTcttttgtttgaaaaattatCTCTATTTTTCCTATCCTTTGAATTTGTGAATACCTTCTTAGATATATAATCATCATCTAGTCTATATTTTATTGTGTAGTCATAAGATTCAACGCCATACCTAGACTTTTTTGACACATCACAACTTATCATATCTTCAGTCAACAAATCTTCCTGAAAGAGGAGTACAATAATTGTATCAGAATAATATCAAATCATCAAAATAACCTATCAAGCAGAACTTATATGTGCTTGTTATAAGTGATTCTACAAATAGCATGGTagtttattaacattaattaataaggTCTACTAGAGTTAGTAAGAAATATGCCAACTTGAaacaaaaatgcattttttaatatgaaacttGCAAGCCACAGTTGTATAGTGTGAATAGTTTCTCACCTGCAGAGCTTTACACCACACATTGTATTTATCTTTCTTGGCATTGCCCTGCGGCTGTGGTCGGCGAGGCCTCATCTTGCTGCGCTTGGCGCGACGATGAGGCTCGTCATCAGACTCCGAGCCGGAGGACTCCTGTGGCGATGCCTCGTCACTTTGCTCATCCTGAATCTGCATGTTCACCAGCGAAGGCGGGTTGAAGGTGTCCGGCCGAGGCAGAGGATTATAAGTTCCCTCCTCCACATCTGAATCCTCTAGCTACAATGATACAACACTTATTATTACGTATTTTTGGACGACAAATTTCAATGCTTCAGAACGTAGGTTAGAACAGTTGATTGTAGGGTTATTGAGGAAAGTTTTCCCCTTGAAATTAACTGTTATTGGGTTTTATATGCACTCTTTGACTTTGTCTATTAGGAGGAACAAATTTTGACGAAGCTACGAACCTCTCCCTCCTCCCGCTCATGGGACACCTCTACATCCAATTCTCCTTCTGTAGTGGACATCATGATCGACGGATTTGGTGACCTGAGAGTAGTATTGGCACATGAAAGTGTTTAGGGAGCACAGAAATTCCGCCGTAATCATaaaaagtcgctttccgcttgCGGTAAAACTATATGTATTTATTgtaaatgtcaaaaatgacaaCTCTGTCATGTGCTGTCGCGTCAAAAATGAAGGAATAGCCAATTCAGAGACTACAGACCGAGGGCAAAATTGAAGTAAccaaaataaaccttatttgcTTCAGGTTACTTTTCAAAGTTTTACAAACTACAAATCATctgattaaaatttatttttttattatttaacatcgGCAAACAGCAAGAACTCTGTGTGAGCATTGGAAGAAACTGGAACAAACGATCAAAAGAATAGCCTGATGTAAATAGtggcaaaaaaattgtgttataaAATGGTTATATACATGTAcgatttttttgcacttttCTTCAAAGTTTCGTTCAAAACCATTTTCTAGAATAATCGTTAAATCAGCAGCTGTCTCGTAATATTCGTCTAATATGTTACTAAAAACAGGATTccattataaattgtaatacaaTCAAATCGTAACCAGGTGTCAGTTTTAACATTATACGCACATCATACGATGTTAACTGCTTAAGAGGCCTCACTCCACGCGcatagggggatattagattatcatatatattggatcatcattttataaattactagtcATTGGTGTCTAATGTAGATTTGTAATCTGACAAGGACATAGTATCCATGGGACGTTCATAAGGAAGCATATCAGTGGGAGGGTCTCTAGCTACATCCTACATTGCACACAATACATCTTGTAGTCAACAAACTGTCGCTTTATCCACGTCATGAGCTTACCctgtatattaattatgtatcgtaaaatgttagaaaactgaattatatttgtttgtagatcttatattgttgttttttttgtgTCTCCCTACTCCCAATATAACTAGAATAAGGAGGATATTAAATTATCATAggtatatattggatccgagatcattgagtcaatgatattggataatgtaataaagacatatgattcatttcttccttgatcatagatttttgacatttgctgagagattggatccaatacggtcatagaaataggtgttgccagttatttaatataaaaagagtttttaatttcttgttcgttaatatgtttcaaataatgtaatgttatgatttttctaattatatacttggataatcttgctgaaataacaaaaaacaagccatattaaaaatgacgatgtcttttgacacatcgaattctctgagatctagtaaccctgacgtcaatacctgtcagcgttagcgctctccattggctattgaaaccacataattatgacgtaaaataggatcaatgaaatatgataatgtaataagcagatatgatcaaatgatcatatatatattggatcctatatatgatcatagaaatgatccaatataaatgataatgtaataccccccctGAGACTTGCAGAAGCGTACTATTTAATCTGATTCTGAGGATACCCTCagaaacaaataataaataataatttataatatcttaataaagTCTATGGCTATAATAGTTAGTATGCGACTTTTCATTACTCCTTAAACGGACAAGTTCACtattttaccgacttccaaaaaggaagaggttcCAAATTATGTGTTTTTTTAAAGCGTAGTTAGTTAGTTACGCGTTTGTTACATTGGTTCGAAACTCTGTCCATTTGGATACGCAAAGATACGCAACAATCTCAAATGCTTCCAGTTTCTTTCGAGGTACCTATTCTTCCGTAGTCCAAGCTGCACAAACGTAAAGAACActaacattttttatgaaataagggggcaaacgagcaaatgggtcacctgatcgaaagcaactaccgacgcccatggacactcccaacatcagaagtgctgcaggtgcgttgccggccttttaatagggaatacgctctcttcttgaaggtttgcaggtcgtataggtccggaaatactgctggtaaca
Proteins encoded in this region:
- the LOC121736989 gene encoding phosphorylated adapter RNA export protein, whose amino-acid sequence is MMSTTEGELDVEVSHEREEGELEDSDVEEGTYNPLPRPDTFNPPSLVNMQIQDEQSDEASPQESSGSESDDEPHRRAKRSKMRPRRPQPQGNAKKDKYNVWCKALQEDLLTEDMISCDVSKKSRYGVESYDYTIKYRLDDDYISKKVFTNSKDRKNRDNFSNKRTHTDRSNVKLRLGKRVNTDQPQEEKQNPRFIPELVTTADDPIENIGLDIAEKLAEEKKELVCRIVQVLGASKAIEIYKETQRVEADGGMLVMNGTRRRTPGGIFFFLLKRDDEVSLDMINQIFNEDRKESARKIKRARVKSRQKVVEQLKQSLTDAELPSLLSRGEATAQSEHGSNPPPSPATDARECSSDTDGHSHCGQPLSPTARSPQPDRTDRQPLDYEDEDFLEVMCNDQMDLF